Below is a window of Agathobacter rectalis ATCC 33656 DNA.
TTGTAGTAACTGATATTTTATTTTCTTCCTTCTGGCTTCTCCCAAATGCTCTTCAAATGTGATATCAATGTCCTCTGAAAAACGGTCTATTACATGATAAGCCTTGGAAAGGGATGTTCCACCCTTAAACACCACATTGGGATTTCTCTGTACCAGTTCTTTTAATATCATTGTCACATAGTAATCTTTTTCAACGATACTTTCATCTATGCCCGTTCTTTCTGATACCGTTACAATAATATCTCTCAACAATTCTTTATCATCTTTATGCAAATACATCGTCCAGCCTCAATTCGTAATAATATCTAAATATTGCAATCGGAAACTCTCTTATATAACTATCCACATCATTTTTTGTGATGCCATGTATCTGCACAAATTGAGATACTTTGTCATGAGCCACATCATAGCTTTCATCCAGATACATATCCAGATTTTTTAATAAGTCAAGTAGCTGCAGCACATAAACATTTTCTTCATTTACCGGAACCACTGGTCTTCTTACAATGAATGTTCTCTTTCCAATTGGAATTTCTCGTATTTTTGCTGCCATGTTATTGCTAACAATCTCAACTTTATTTGGAACCTGTGTTGAAATTCCCAGCTGATTGGCAAATGTATTACCAGAATAGAAACCATCTACTTTTCCACCTCTGGAAACATACTTGTACCTGGCAACCATATCTGCATTTACGCCTACATTTGTTTTTAATCGTGATTTCTTAGGCAAATAATAAATGCCGTTCTCATATTTTTGTAGTTTTCCCTCATCGCACAGCTTTTTTAGCTGCTGGTTTACTGCAGATTTTGTAATTCCCTCAATCACTATATCAGAAAAGAATATAGGCTCTGCTTCCTTATAATTATTTTTCAAGAATTCATATAACATAAACCTCATTCCTTTCCCTAAATTTTTGTAACTATAATGGTTACTTTTGTTAATAACATTCTATTCCTGTTTTTAAAATCTGTCAATGTTATTTTGATTGCTATGGTTAGTATATCCAAAGCAGAATAAAATATAAAAAAGAACTGTCACCCTTAGGATTTCTCCCAAAGCCAACAGCTCTTAAATTTTCATAAGACCTGATATCTGATTCCCTGCGCTGATGATCTGATTTGTGTTCGAAGTGATGCCTCGATAATAACTACCAACCTCATAAAATACAGGCAAAAATTGTGCTGTATTTTTCACTTATTTTACATTTGCCTACATTTCATTCATTGCGACTGCAAAAAGAGACCATAAAAAGTGACCTGAAATGATTTCATAATAACCTTCTTTCCTCGGCCTGTCGATCAATGGATTAAGAACTCCATATTTCTTAATACTGTCCTGTAGTTCAATCATCTGACTGTCACCGATCACCTTGAATGGATGATTCGTAAAAGTTCTTAACCGCTCCATTTCAATTTCAACTACTTTTTCATCCGAATCTCTGATATCCGTCTTTTGTAGCACGAAATGGTAGTTCTTCGTTTTCCATAATCAAATCACACGCTGTCCCACCGATGATGACATATTGATTTTCAAAACCTTGAAATCTTTCCTTAAATTTTGTAAATCCACTGACCATTACTCATGCAACCTTCTTTCCTGCAATTCATCTACTGCTTCTTCAATTCTTTCATCATTTGTATCTTTAAAAGATAAAACAAGTGAAATATCATCAGCACTGTTATCCTCTGAAAATTGTTTTGGGTTGTATGCCCATAATTCAAGTCTGACCTGTTTATCCGGGTCTATCAATTCATCAGTCAGCAAGGATTTATCATAATCTTTCTCACTAATTGCATAGGTAACAACTCGGCTTGGATTTAGCATTGTTTTTTCAGAAAGTGCCGTTTCCCCTGCAAAGACCATATTTTCTGTAACTTGCGTCTTATCTATATATCCTGTTTTTCGAACAGGAGTCGTCAAATATACTTTTGCTTTTTCAAATAATTCATCTCGCTTATATTTTGACTCAATAAACTTATTAACACCGTCTTTTGCTACAAGAAACAAATCTGTCGTTTCCAACTGCTTCACTGCTCTGGTCAAGGTCATTGCTGTAAACGGAAGCACTTTTCCGGCTTCTGAAGTATACAATCGTTTTTTCTTACTGTACAGATAAAATAAAAACAACTGCTGCGTGGAGTAAACAAACTTACCAGTCAGCTTTTGGGGTTCTTTTTCATCAGAAAGCATTGTCCCAATGAAAGGAAGAAAGACCTGCTTATCAGTAATAAACGGTATATTATTTTCTATAAGGCTTTTTCTTCGATAATTTGATACCGTTGTAAGTTCAAATACGACTGGCACATTATCAATCTGCTGTATTTTTACAATTTGTTTTTTCAATGCCGGAAGTGTGGCAAGTTCTTCTGTTGGAGCAAGCATTATACAGCGTCTGTTTCCAATATATGCTGTATGAAAATCATAACTCCCTGCAATATAAACAGGCAAAGAATCCTGATGATTCCATGCTTCATATTTTATAGAAATCCCGAATACGCTTGTAAGCATATTTCTCATTCTCCTTTTAACTCAATTTGTTTTATTTTAACTTAGTCAATGTTATAAGTCAAGTTTTTGAGTTATTTTGAATTTATATTTCCTTTTTCCGTGACCTGCTAAAGGCGCTTTCATCAGAAATAAAGGCTTAGTGAATGACTTATTCTACCATACTTTTTCATTTGAGCCGAAGGTAATATCATAAGGTGTAAGCGGTAAATTCTCCTCCGACCACTCCGAAACAAGCTCCGGGTGTACTTCTGCCAAACTGTTATTCATAGTCAAACCGAGGCCTACTTGTGCTTAGAGTATATGAAGTTTTAGCTTTTGTCTTGTAGTTTACGAATATCCGAAAATCAAAAAAGCCCTTTGAGAAAAGGATTTCTCCTCTCTCAAAGGGAAAGTTGGCAAACTTGAATTTCATAAATTCACATATTAAGAATTTAATTTACGTCTATTGCCCTGTAAACTACTTTAAATTCCTCACAAAGAATACTTGTTTGTCCATTGAATTCAAGCTCTGTTTCTGCAAATTCTTCTGCAAAGAAATCTTCATGAACATCTCTCCAGTATGCAAGACTTCGGTCTCCTTCCCCTTCCTTGTAAGCGTGTTCCTTTGATACTTCATCAAATGGAACCACTGTAGTCTTAGTGGTTTGAATAACACAAACTGCCTCATCCTTTGAGTTTAAAATAATACTATAATCACCCGACTGTGGTAATGGATCTTCTTCTCCTTCCATAAAATATAGATCATATGCAGATGCAGTTGCAGTCTTAATTCCCGTTAATACAAGGTCTGCCAGCTGATCAGGTGCATCTCCAAATCCCCACGCCTTATAAGGAGTATCAATATCTATATTCTCTTTCTCGCAATATGCTTTCCATAATTCTTCTGCTCTCATAATGCTCCAATCTGTAACTTCCGATTTTAATTTATCTACTCTAAAGTTAATAACTCATAAGTTACTTCTATATTGATAGAATAAAATGCATAGCTTGCAAAGTCAAGTAAACTATCTATAATTACTTTTCGTTGGCAATATCCTAGCAATATTTCTAAAACTCCAAACTATCCGCATTAAGCAGAAAATACTTCATTCCCATGATTACAAAGCCTTCCTCATTTCTCCAAGGCTTTTTTGTTCCGTTTACTACCACGATCTTTTTAAATGAATCAGGGATATTTCTAAATAAATTAAATTCCTGCTTCTGCTTTTCCTCAGAGGTCATATCATAAGCCACCTGAATATAATATCTCTGACTCCCCTGATTGACCACAAAATCAACTTCAAACTGCTTTCGAGTTGTTTTTCCTTCATCATTTTTCGCATACACCTCTACAATACCAACATCCACATTATAACCTCTTATAAGCAGCTCATTGTAAACAATATTTTCCATGATATGAGTAGGTTCCTGCTGTCTAAAATTCAATCTTGCATTTCTAAGTCCCACATATTTTCTACCTTTAATATCATATCTGGCAGCGGGAATGAATGCTCACCTTGCAAAGCCTGTAAAAATCGAAAATGTAAAGAAAATTTTGTGCGATTATTCGGTATAGCGATTAGGATTTCTCGAATCCGTAAACCCATTTTCCACGTAAGAACAGATACAGAAAAATCACGGAGCTGATACCCCAAGTCAATGGGTATGCCCAGAAAATCACTCGTATATCCGGGAGAATACGAACTGCCACAGTAATGTAGCTTACGCGAAACAGGCACCAGTCACAGAGCATAACGATCATCGGAACGGATGCGTTACCTGATCCACGAAGTATTGCTGCGATGCAATGAGAAAACGCCAGCAGACAATAAAATAACGCAATTGTTCTGGACTGCATGACTCCATAATGTACAACATCAGGATCTCTGTTAAACGCTGTGATCAGTACCGGTGCTGCCACATATATGATAATACCGATAAACTCTGCAATAGTAATCGAGCAGAAAACTCCAAATCTTGCTCCCTTTTTCGCCCGGTCATACTGTTTTGCACCCAGATTCTGACTGACAAAGGTTGTCAGAGCCATTGTAAAACAGGTCACCGGCAAAAAGGCGAATCCCTCTATCTTGGAGTAGGAACCACATCCTGCCATCGCCATTTTTCCAAATGCATTTATATTTGACTGTACAAAGACGTTCGCGATCGCGATCACTGAATTCTGAAAACCGGATGGTACACCATTCTGGACGATCTGCCTCAGCATAGAACTGTCAAAACGAATCTCTCGCAATTCCAAACGGTATTCTTCTTCCACACGCAGCAGATGAACCATACAGAGCAGTGCACTGACAAACTGTGAAATTGCGGTTGCAAGTGCTGCTGATCCGACTCCCATGCCAAGACCTGCGATAAAGAAAATATCCAGAACGACATTGACACCGGAAGAAATAATCAGATATATCAGTGGATGGCGTCCATCACCGACCGACTGCAGAACTCCAACAAAGATATTGTACATGACAACACCCATAGACCCTGCAAAATATGTACGGAAATACACAATAGATTCCGGGAGCACGTCCGCAGGAGTTCCCATCAATACCAGGATCTTTGGTGCCAGAAACATTCCCAAAATTGTCAGCGCAGCCCCGGCCACAAGTCCAAATGCAACCGTTGTATGGATTGCCTTTTGCAGACAGTCTCTTTTTTTGGCTCCGTAATATCGTGCAATAACAACACCTGCACCCATGGCAATGCCGTTAATAAAACCTACCATCAGAAAAATCAGATTTCCAGATGAACTGACTGCCGCCAGTGCATTACTTCCTAGAAAATTTCCTACGATCAGGGAATCAGCAGTATTATACAATTGCTGGAACAGATTTCCCAGAAACAATGGAATTGCAAAAAAAATGATCTTTTGGGAGATACTTCCCTCTGTCATTCTCAGACTCTTTTTCATAGTTAAAATTACTCTTCCCTTTCCTGTGTTCTTTGAATCAATAGAGATGAAGGACTGCTCTTCGTGATAGTTGCCTCTCTAGCTTATTATTTGTACCATACCATGCATATGTTGCTGATGTCAATGTAAAGACTGCTTGTAGAGCTGGAATTTGGAACGTGCTTTATAAATCTTTTCCGATCCCCTCAAGTTCGTTCACGGAATCCTTGTTTTTTTCAAGTTCATCTCTGGCTGTTGCGTAATATGATTTTTTGAAAAGCATATCCCATGAAAGATATTTTGCCATACAGTCAAACTGCTTATCAATCAGCTCATACTGGATACTGTCTACGGGAGAACCGCCTACAACAATCGTGCCAACTTTTTTATTTTTTAACTGCAATCCACGGCAGTAGCACTTATCAATGATAAGTTTCAATTGTGCTGACATTCCCCACCAATAAACTGGTGTAGCAAAAAGAATCATATCTGCGGCAGCAATTTTATCAATTGTAGGATTTGTATCATCCTTATCGACGCATCCCTTAGAGCATTGACAGACACCACATCCCTTGCATGGTGCAATATTGAGTTTGTCAGGTTCAATGATTTCAATTTCATTCTTTTCTGATGCTCCTTTTATAAATGCATTGATTGCTGTCAGCGTGTTTCCTTTTCTGGCACTTCCATTAATGATTACAATTTTCATGCGTGTATCCTCCATCTTCCGATTTGTATGTCTCTATTATACCATAATGATACTATTATAAAAAAGGAAAAAAGCAGTAATGAATTTTCTTACTGCTTAAAACAACTGTTCTCAGGGGGAATCGAACCCCCAATTAGCGCTTAGGCGCTCGAGATACCACTGTAAATACATACAATGGTTAGTCAACCTAAGTCAAGGAAATCCTTGGTTTTCTTATTAGATTAACTATATTATAACGTGCTGTAGGTCGGATATCGATGATTTTTTGACCATATTTTACTCGGATTTACTTACTGCTACTTCTAGATAAAAAGATGGAAGCAGTTGCTCCGTATTATTTTTCAAACTCTGGTTTCCAGTTTGCAAACTGTACAAGCTGTTCATCCATGCGGTGATAATATCTTTCATTCTTGTCCAGCTTTGCAATCTGTTCCATTTCTTCATCTGTTAATGTAAAATCAAAGATATTCATATTGTCCTTAATGTGTTCTGCATTTTTACTTCCAGGAATTACAACAAATCCCATCTGAGTATGCCAACGGAGAATAACCTGTGCAGGTGTTTTTCCATATTTTTTGCCAAGTCCTGCAAATACCAACTCATTCATTAATGCTGTATCTCCATGTCCCAACGGATACCAGCTCATAAGCTTAATTCCATATTTGTCTAAAGTTACACGAAGTTCTTTCTGTGTGAAATATGGATGTGCTTCCACCTGAATAAACTGAGGTACAATTTCCCACTTTGTTTCCAACTCTTCCATATATTTTCCTTCAAAATTCGAGATACCAATGGATTTTGCTTTGCCCTCTCTATACGCTTTTTCAAGCATTCTGTATCCGGCAAGCCAGTTGCCTGCAGGCTGGTGTATATAAAGTAAATCCACATAATCAACACCAAGTCTTTCTAGAGTTTCTTCTACAGCATTCTCATTTTCATATTCACTAGCCCATATTTTTGTTGATAGAAATATATTTTTTCTGTCAATTCCACTATCCTTGATTGCTCTTCCAACTGCACGCTCATTTACATAAGCATTTGCTGTATCAATTAGGGAATATCCCATTTTTAATGCCTCTAATGTACTTGTGTAGGCATCCTCTGGTGATAACATAAAAGTGCCTAGTCCAAGCATTGGACATTCCAAATTGTTATTCAACTTCATATTTTCCATCTTTTTAGTCCTCCTGAAATTTTTCTTTATCAAGCATTTTTATTACTTTTGCCGGATTTCCAACTGCTACTGCATAATCCGGTACATCCTTTTCCTCATATGGCTACACCTCGTTCTTTATTATTTATTTTCATCAAGCAAAATAACACCTTGCGCCGGATTTTTATCAATTGCACCAACTATCTCATGTGGAACATATAGCTCTTCTATATCTGTATTTCCGAGTTTACCGTATTCCATGGTGCTCTCCTTATCTTAATCCAGCGTACTCTTTCTCCGATACCGCCTCACACCACTCATTGGAACAATCCACTCCCGGCACTTCTATTGCCAGATGTGAAAACCATTCATCCGGTGCGGCTCCATGCCAGTGTTTAACACCTGTAGGAATATTGATGCAGTCACCTGGCTTCATTTCTACAGCTTCTTTACCTTCTTCCTGATAATATCCTCTTCCGGCAACACATACCAGGATCTGCCCGCCTCCACTTTTTGCATGATGGATGTGCCAGTTATTTCTGCATCCAGGTTCAAATGTCACATTGAAAATTCCAATCTGAGAAGTAGAGATCGGTGCAAGAAAACTTCTGCCGGAAAAATACTGTGCAAAGCCATCGTTTGGTGCACCGATTGGAAATGCCATCTCTTTAGCATGCGCACGCATCGCTTCCTCTTCGTATGGCAAATCTCCTTCACCTGCTTCCCACACTTCCTTTGCAAGATTGAAAACAGCCCATGCTTTTGGCCATCCTGCATAGAATGCAACATGTGTGATCACAGCAGCAATCTCTTTTTGTGTCACACCATGTTCTTTTGCATTCTGTAAATGATATATTAAAGAAGAATCCGTAATTCCGGAAGCCATCAGAGCAACCACTGTGATAATACTCCTTGTTTTTACATCGATATCCTGGTTATTCCAGTTTTCGCCGAAAAGTACATCATCGTTAAAATGTGCAAATTCCGGTGCGAATTCACCAAGTGCATTTCTTCCTGCTGTCTGTACTATTTTTTCCATATTCTGTATACCTCCATAACGCTGTTATTTATAAAGAGTTTACCCATTCACTGATTTCCTGTTTCGTTCCACAATTTAGCAGTCTGCC
It encodes the following:
- a CDS encoding DUF6088 family protein; translation: MLYEFLKNNYKEAEPIFFSDIVIEGITKSAVNQQLKKLCDEGKLQKYENGIYYLPKKSRLKTNVGVNADMVARYKYVSRGGKVDGFYSGNTFANQLGISTQVPNKVEIVSNNMAAKIREIPIGKRTFIVRRPVVPVNEENVYVLQLLDLLKNLDMYLDESYDVAHDKVSQFVQIHGITKNDVDSYIREFPIAIFRYYYELRLDDVFA
- a CDS encoding ParB N-terminal domain-containing protein, whose amino-acid sequence is MLQKTDIRDSDEKVVEIEMERLRTFTNHPFKVIGDSQMIELQDSIKKYGVLNPLIDRPRKEGYYEIISGHFLWSLFAVAMNEM
- a CDS encoding zinc-ribbon domain-containing protein, yielding MNNSLAEVHPELVSEWSEENLPLTPYDITFGSNEKVW
- a CDS encoding ASCH domain-containing protein, which produces MRAEELWKAYCEKENIDIDTPYKAWGFGDAPDQLADLVLTGIKTATASAYDLYFMEGEEDPLPQSGDYSIILNSKDEAVCVIQTTKTTVVPFDEVSKEHAYKEGEGDRSLAYWRDVHEDFFAEEFAETELEFNGQTSILCEEFKVVYRAIDVN
- a CDS encoding MATE family efflux transporter → MKKSLRMTEGSISQKIIFFAIPLFLGNLFQQLYNTADSLIVGNFLGSNALAAVSSSGNLIFLMVGFINGIAMGAGVVIARYYGAKKRDCLQKAIHTTVAFGLVAGAALTILGMFLAPKILVLMGTPADVLPESIVYFRTYFAGSMGVVMYNIFVGVLQSVGDGRHPLIYLIISSGVNVVLDIFFIAGLGMGVGSAALATAISQFVSALLCMVHLLRVEEEYRLELREIRFDSSMLRQIVQNGVPSGFQNSVIAIANVFVQSNINAFGKMAMAGCGSYSKIEGFAFLPVTCFTMALTTFVSQNLGAKQYDRAKKGARFGVFCSITIAEFIGIIIYVAAPVLITAFNRDPDVVHYGVMQSRTIALFYCLLAFSHCIAAILRGSGNASVPMIVMLCDWCLFRVSYITVAVRILPDIRVIFWAYPLTWGISSVIFLYLFLRGKWVYGFEKS
- a CDS encoding flavodoxin family protein, with the translated sequence MKIVIINGSARKGNTLTAINAFIKGASEKNEIEIIEPDKLNIAPCKGCGVCQCSKGCVDKDDTNPTIDKIAAADMILFATPVYWWGMSAQLKLIIDKCYCRGLQLKNKKVGTIVVGGSPVDSIQYELIDKQFDCMAKYLSWDMLFKKSYYATARDELEKNKDSVNELEGIGKDL
- a CDS encoding aldo/keto reductase, translating into MENMKLNNNLECPMLGLGTFMLSPEDAYTSTLEALKMGYSLIDTANAYVNERAVGRAIKDSGIDRKNIFLSTKIWASEYENENAVEETLERLGVDYVDLLYIHQPAGNWLAGYRMLEKAYREGKAKSIGISNFEGKYMEELETKWEIVPQFIQVEAHPYFTQKELRVTLDKYGIKLMSWYPLGHGDTALMNELVFAGLGKKYGKTPAQVILRWHTQMGFVVIPGSKNAEHIKDNMNIFDFTLTDEEMEQIAKLDKNERYYHRMDEQLVQFANWKPEFEK
- a CDS encoding carboxymuconolactone decarboxylase family protein, coding for MEKIVQTAGRNALGEFAPEFAHFNDDVLFGENWNNQDIDVKTRSIITVVALMASGITDSSLIYHLQNAKEHGVTQKEIAAVITHVAFYAGWPKAWAVFNLAKEVWEAGEGDLPYEEEAMRAHAKEMAFPIGAPNDGFAQYFSGRSFLAPISTSQIGIFNVTFEPGCRNNWHIHHAKSGGGQILVCVAGRGYYQEEGKEAVEMKPGDCINIPTGVKHWHGAAPDEWFSHLAIEVPGVDCSNEWCEAVSEKEYAGLR